A window of Odocoileus virginianus isolate 20LAN1187 ecotype Illinois chromosome 22, Ovbor_1.2, whole genome shotgun sequence contains these coding sequences:
- the STARD6 gene encoding stAR-related lipid transfer protein 6 isoform X1, protein MDYKALAQQTAQEILGYYQDTSGWKVVKNSKKVTVSSKASKKFHGNLYSVEGMIPESTSKLSDFLFKPENRVTWDKSLKMYNIVLKIDSDTFICHTITQSFAMGSISPRDFINLVSLKHYEGNMDVVSATSVDFPAYPPSSSYIRGYNHACGYICLPVQENPAYSKLVMFVQTEMRGKLAPSIIEATMPSNLVSFMLNVKDGIKTQKIPSRHGYHHNGHSSFLKKK, encoded by the exons ATGGACTATAAGGCACTTGCCCAACAAACTGCTCAAGAAATTTTAGGTTACTATCAAGATACATCAGGCTGGaaagtggttaagaattca AAAAAAGTAACTGTTTCCAGCAAGGCttctaaaaaattccatggaaatcT ATATAGTGTTGAAGGAATGATTCCAGAATCGACATCTAAACTATCTGATTTCCTCTTCAAACCTGAAAACAGAGTCACATGGGACAAATCATTGAAAATGTACAACATAGTACTAAAGATTGATTCG GATACATTCATATGTCATACCATTACACAAAGCTTTGCCATGGGCTCAATTTCCCCCCGAGACTTTATCAACTTAGTCTCTTTGAAGCACTATGAAGGGAATATGGATGTTGTCAGTG CTACTAGTGTGGATTTTCCAGCATATCCTCCATCCTCAAGTTACATCCGAGGTTATAACCATGCTTGTGGCTATATATGTTTACCTGTGCAAGA GAATCCAGCATATTCCAAACTAGTGATGTTTGTTCAGACAGAAATGAGAGGAAAATTGGCCCCATCGATAATTGAAGCAACCATGCCTTCCAATTTAGTAAGCTTCATGCTCAATGTAAAAGATGGAATAAAGACACAAAAAATTCCATCAAGACATGGATATCATCATAATGGGCATTCATCATTCCTAAAGAAGAAATGA
- the STARD6 gene encoding stAR-related lipid transfer protein 6 isoform X2, whose translation MDYKALAQQTAQEILGYYQDTSGWKVVKNSKKVTVSSKASKKFHGNLYSVEGMIPESTSKLSDFLFKPENRVTWDKSLKMYNIVLKIDSDTFICHTITQSFAMGSISPRDFINLVSLKHYEGNMDVVSATSVDFPAYPPSSSYIRGYNHACGYICLPVQEKLECKSRKSRNIWSNRQIWPWSTE comes from the exons ATGGACTATAAGGCACTTGCCCAACAAACTGCTCAAGAAATTTTAGGTTACTATCAAGATACATCAGGCTGGaaagtggttaagaattca AAAAAAGTAACTGTTTCCAGCAAGGCttctaaaaaattccatggaaatcT ATATAGTGTTGAAGGAATGATTCCAGAATCGACATCTAAACTATCTGATTTCCTCTTCAAACCTGAAAACAGAGTCACATGGGACAAATCATTGAAAATGTACAACATAGTACTAAAGATTGATTCG GATACATTCATATGTCATACCATTACACAAAGCTTTGCCATGGGCTCAATTTCCCCCCGAGACTTTATCAACTTAGTCTCTTTGAAGCACTATGAAGGGAATATGGATGTTGTCAGTG CTACTAGTGTGGATTTTCCAGCATATCCTCCATCCTCAAGTTACATCCGAGGTTATAACCATGCTTGTGGCTATATATGTTTACCTGTGCAAGA gaaactggaatgcaaaagtaggaagtcaagaaacatctggagtaacaggcaaatttggccttggagtacagaatga